The following proteins are encoded in a genomic region of Danio rerio strain Tuebingen ecotype United States chromosome 16, GRCz12tu, whole genome shotgun sequence:
- the gbp gene encoding glycogen synthase kinase binding protein — MPCRKENYIFLEQSVTVDSKEVDALVSKIGEALQLHNNSSSQKAMSRLHGFTGSKPNGGGGSSTGGQRCIRLRSRSLRTSRASPYNPPGSSDQEWDHFKSSWNRKKIDEDDPHQLLQELILSGNLIKEAVRRLQFSSEPSDHDIPKSVD, encoded by the coding sequence ATGCCTTGTCGAAAGGAGAACTATATTTTTTTGGAACAGTCGGTGACGGTGGATTCAAAGGAAGTAGACGCTCTCGTGTCGAAAATCGGCGAGGCGCTGCAGCTTCACAACAATAGCTCAAGCCAGAAGGCGATGTCACGTCTACACGGTTTCACGGGCAGCAAACCGAACGGCGGCGGCGGGAGCTCGACGGGCGGTCAGCGGTGCATCCGTTTGCGCAGCCGGAGTTTACGCACCAGCCGGGCCAGTCCATACAACCCGCCCGGATCCAGCGATCAGGAATGGGACCATTTCAAATCCTCGTGGAACCGAAAGAAAATCGACGAGGACGATCCGCACCAGCTTCTGCAGGAACTCATATTGTCCGGGAATCTGATCAAGGAAGCGGTCAGACGACTCCAGTTTTCATCGGAACCATCGGATCACGACATCCCCAAATCTGTGGACTGA